One region of Haloprofundus salilacus genomic DNA includes:
- a CDS encoding CDP-alcohol phosphatidyltransferase family protein has translation MSGSNRLRSESALASLRRRLGTFAGVAVLATLLIGGALSASRLSTTTVGAWLLVAAAVLALELGWAVHRLDRNRRTGETLLARFGTGNLVTLGRGVLLAWVAAFAVVDWTDIAALLWIPGVLYGTAAALDAVDGALARRTDRVTELGASLDLEYDALGVLVACSVGVAAGLLPVWYLSVGLARYMFGLARSLRRRRGAPVYDLPQRVSRRLLAGLQMAFLAVALSPVPGQRARTVGAVAFGGTLLLGFVRDWLYVSGRIGDAAPKPAEHAID, from the coding sequence GTGTCCGGTAGCAATCGCCTCCGCAGCGAGAGCGCGCTCGCCAGTCTCCGCCGCCGTCTCGGGACTTTCGCTGGCGTCGCCGTGCTCGCGACGTTGCTCATCGGCGGTGCGCTCTCCGCGTCTCGCCTCTCGACGACGACGGTCGGAGCGTGGCTTCTCGTCGCCGCCGCGGTCCTCGCGCTCGAACTCGGATGGGCCGTTCACCGACTCGACCGAAACCGGCGGACGGGCGAAACGCTGTTGGCCCGCTTCGGCACCGGCAACCTCGTCACGCTCGGTCGCGGCGTCCTCTTGGCGTGGGTCGCCGCGTTCGCCGTCGTCGACTGGACCGACATCGCCGCGCTCCTGTGGATTCCCGGCGTGCTCTACGGAACCGCCGCCGCGCTCGACGCCGTCGACGGCGCGCTGGCGCGCCGAACCGACCGGGTGACCGAACTGGGAGCGTCGCTGGACCTCGAGTACGACGCGCTCGGCGTGCTCGTCGCCTGCTCGGTCGGCGTCGCCGCCGGTCTCCTCCCGGTCTGGTACCTCTCGGTCGGTCTCGCGCGCTACATGTTTGGTCTCGCGCGCTCCCTGCGCCGCCGCCGCGGCGCACCCGTCTACGACCTGCCGCAGCGCGTCAGTCGCCGCCTGCTCGCGGGGCTGCAGATGGCGTTTCTGGCCGTCGCGCTGTCGCCGGTTCCCGGTCAGCGGGCCAGAACCGTCGGTGCAGTGGCGTTCGGGGGGACGCTGCTGCTCGGGTTCGTCCGAGACTGGTTGTACGTTTCAGGACGCATCGGCGACGCCGCGCCGAAACCGGCCGAACACGCCATCGACTGA
- a CDS encoding DUF7524 family protein, with translation MSQTLPVEVNGERLHAVDAPGEFTTAGSFFVDLVNRGESVHVHLRLGDALSRVARLDAGNHYVERGASLPVRIAVDESLDRTVTGTMEISTGYGAKKTTVEVTVEPKRAEPEVAVDERLGRPPSAETASKPGPLEDVRDSVGDVGVVPLVGVGVVALTAVLGVGLILDSSLLLLAAGVVLGVALSLAASELR, from the coding sequence ATGTCACAGACGCTCCCGGTCGAAGTGAACGGCGAGCGACTCCACGCCGTGGACGCACCGGGCGAGTTCACGACGGCGGGGTCGTTCTTCGTCGACCTCGTCAACCGCGGTGAATCCGTCCACGTCCACCTGCGTCTCGGCGACGCGCTCTCGCGCGTCGCCCGACTCGACGCCGGCAACCACTACGTCGAACGGGGAGCGTCGCTCCCCGTTCGCATCGCCGTCGACGAGTCGCTCGACCGGACCGTAACCGGAACGATGGAGATATCGACAGGCTACGGCGCGAAGAAGACGACCGTCGAGGTGACGGTCGAACCGAAGCGAGCGGAACCGGAAGTCGCCGTCGACGAGCGACTCGGTCGACCCCCGTCGGCGGAGACGGCCTCGAAACCGGGACCGCTCGAGGACGTGCGCGACAGCGTCGGCGACGTCGGCGTCGTTCCGCTGGTCGGCGTCGGCGTCGTCGCACTGACGGCCGTCCTCGGCGTCGGCCTGATTCTCGACAGCTCGCTGTTGCTTCTGGCCGCCGGCGTCGTCCTCGGCGTCGCGCTGAGCCTCGCGGCCAGTGAACTGCGCTGA
- a CDS encoding DUF998 domain-containing protein → MQRVELARRLGRVAPVVTLGSILAATVVAPWFSWSRDALSELGVDPATALLFNGGLILGALLALPYAVPLWTAATTRAAHLVAVFFALTGVAMGLVGVFPMDTSPHGAVAVSFYLLLTATLAVDGAVRRRTATGRLSLVFAVVHLLSWAAWADGWFPGSGLALPEFVGAVILAVWVLALSPVATASR, encoded by the coding sequence ATGCAACGCGTCGAACTCGCTCGCCGACTCGGCCGCGTCGCGCCCGTCGTCACCCTCGGGTCGATTCTGGCCGCGACCGTCGTCGCGCCGTGGTTCTCGTGGTCCCGCGACGCGCTCTCGGAACTCGGCGTCGACCCGGCGACGGCGCTTCTGTTCAACGGCGGCCTGATTCTCGGCGCACTGCTGGCGCTCCCGTACGCGGTGCCGCTGTGGACGGCGGCGACGACACGCGCCGCCCACCTCGTCGCGGTCTTCTTCGCGCTCACCGGCGTCGCGATGGGTCTCGTCGGCGTCTTTCCGATGGACACGTCGCCGCACGGCGCCGTCGCGGTCTCGTTCTACCTGCTGTTGACGGCGACGCTCGCCGTCGACGGCGCCGTTCGCCGGAGAACGGCGACCGGCCGACTTTCGCTCGTTTTCGCCGTCGTCCACCTGCTCTCGTGGGCGGCGTGGGCCGACGGCTGGTTTCCGGGTTCCGGTCTCGCACTCCCGGAATTCGTCGGCGCGGTGATTCTCGCCGTCTGGGTGCTGGCGCTGAGTCCGGTCGCGACGGCTAGCCGCTAA
- a CDS encoding DUF488 family protein: MYTDDTVPSSTGSLHDTYVAALQHGLVELPESVRLVGVVRRPTRWFHGSVNENRPSLGPPESLLDEFGRERDDLKMAGLCDEGAHNAAWENVGFESRYREYLESKEPQAALETLSERLRAGEDVALVCFENTEKKRCHRTVLRDALSERV; this comes from the coding sequence ATGTACACGGACGACACGGTGCCGTCGTCGACCGGCAGTTTGCACGACACCTACGTCGCCGCGCTCCAGCACGGATTGGTCGAACTCCCGGAGAGTGTGCGTCTGGTCGGCGTCGTCCGCCGCCCGACGCGGTGGTTCCACGGGAGCGTCAACGAGAACCGCCCGTCGCTCGGTCCGCCGGAGTCGCTCCTCGACGAGTTCGGACGGGAGCGCGACGACCTGAAGATGGCCGGACTCTGCGACGAGGGCGCGCACAACGCCGCGTGGGAGAACGTCGGGTTCGAGTCGCGCTATCGGGAGTATCTCGAAAGCAAGGAGCCGCAGGCGGCGCTGGAGACGCTTTCGGAGCGACTCCGCGCGGGCGAGGACGTGGCGCTGGTCTGCTTCGAGAACACCGAGAAGAAGCGGTGCCACCGGACGGTGCTCCGGGACGCGCTCTCCGAGCGCGTATGA
- a CDS encoding methytransferase partner Trm112 — MKESLMDILCDPLDKSDLELEVDERDGDEILEGRLVGTGTGEVYPIEDGIPNLLPPDMRDE; from the coding sequence ATGAAGGAATCCCTGATGGACATTCTCTGCGACCCGCTCGACAAGAGCGACCTCGAACTGGAAGTCGACGAGCGCGACGGCGACGAGATACTCGAAGGTCGCCTCGTTGGGACGGGAACGGGCGAGGTGTACCCCATCGAGGACGGCATCCCGAACCTCCTGCCGCCGGACATGCGCGACGAGTGA
- a CDS encoding phosphatase PAP2 family protein, protein MNAFRLVPFSETIRDAVPPSVAEWFVPATELGGVAFALAFLCLLYWLTDRNRAATLTALVLGGAALVVGLKGVFALPRPPVETALVVATGYGFPSGHAVIATVLYGGLAALVDAGRRGVRYACAAILIVVVSLSRVVIGVHYVGDVFAGAALAAAFLWVALRLVRGRPQRAFALAAGLGAFAYAAAGPSVNTVTVFGASVGGALAWYVLDPAAHPATRLEAATLALVGIPAVVGIRVATEAAGTLFPLVFALSVLLVGFVVALPVVVAEL, encoded by the coding sequence ATGAACGCATTTCGTCTCGTCCCGTTCTCGGAGACGATTCGAGACGCGGTTCCGCCGAGCGTCGCCGAGTGGTTCGTTCCCGCGACGGAACTCGGTGGCGTCGCCTTCGCGCTCGCGTTTCTCTGTCTGCTCTACTGGCTCACCGACCGCAACCGGGCGGCGACGCTGACGGCGCTCGTCCTCGGCGGGGCCGCCCTCGTCGTCGGACTGAAGGGGGTGTTCGCGCTCCCGCGCCCGCCGGTCGAGACGGCGCTCGTCGTCGCGACCGGCTACGGATTTCCGAGCGGGCACGCGGTCATCGCGACGGTGCTGTACGGTGGTCTCGCCGCACTCGTCGACGCGGGTCGTCGCGGCGTTCGCTACGCGTGCGCCGCGATTCTGATCGTCGTCGTCTCGCTCTCGCGGGTCGTCATCGGTGTCCACTACGTCGGCGACGTGTTCGCGGGCGCGGCGCTGGCGGCGGCGTTTCTGTGGGTCGCGCTGCGACTCGTCCGCGGACGGCCGCAGCGGGCGTTCGCGCTCGCGGCCGGTCTCGGCGCGTTCGCCTATGCGGCCGCCGGACCGTCAGTCAACACCGTCACCGTCTTCGGCGCGAGCGTCGGCGGCGCACTGGCGTGGTACGTGCTCGACCCGGCGGCGCACCCGGCGACCCGACTGGAGGCGGCGACGCTCGCGCTCGTCGGCATTCCGGCGGTCGTCGGCATCCGCGTCGCCACCGAGGCCGCCGGGACGCTGTTCCCGCTGGTGTTCGCGCTCAGCGTGCTGCTCGTTGGGTTCGTCGTCGCCCTCCCCGTGGTCGTAGCGGAGCTATGA
- a CDS encoding SAM-dependent methyltransferase, with the protein MSRPESYSFQRYLAAKERVDDRALHRPTLDELTADLAEIADRRGDVRVLDVGGGLGSMLRRLLDWNRLPDRVSYTLVDRDESTLGRGYERCVDWARDAGYAVDEGSGGDEGDADADLLLSTGTERIAVSLVAADAFDLLADAEATWDLVVAAAFLDIVELNRALPLVFSALADGGRWYFPVTFDGETGFAPTPDPELEARVVDAYHETMDAPERPGGSRTGRELLATVPEFGGEILSAGGSDWVVTTPYAGDEAYFLHHLLSFFDDAVGGTGEIDRFDAWVDERHAAVERGELSLVAHHLDVYGRC; encoded by the coding sequence GTGTCACGTCCCGAGTCGTACTCGTTTCAGCGCTATCTCGCGGCGAAAGAGCGCGTCGACGACCGGGCGCTCCACCGTCCGACGCTCGACGAACTGACCGCCGACCTCGCCGAAATCGCCGACCGCCGCGGCGACGTTCGCGTCCTCGACGTCGGGGGCGGTCTCGGCTCGATGCTCCGCCGCCTGCTCGACTGGAACCGACTGCCCGACCGCGTCTCCTACACGCTCGTCGACCGCGACGAATCGACCCTCGGACGCGGCTACGAGAGGTGCGTCGACTGGGCGAGAGACGCGGGGTACGCCGTCGACGAGGGCAGCGGGGGCGACGAGGGCGACGCGGACGCCGACCTCCTGCTCTCGACGGGGACGGAGCGAATCGCCGTCTCCTTGGTCGCCGCCGACGCCTTCGACCTCCTCGCCGACGCCGAAGCGACGTGGGACCTCGTCGTCGCCGCCGCGTTTCTGGACATCGTCGAGTTGAACCGCGCGCTGCCGCTCGTCTTCTCGGCGCTCGCCGACGGCGGGCGCTGGTACTTCCCCGTCACGTTCGACGGCGAGACGGGCTTCGCGCCGACACCCGACCCCGAACTGGAGGCTCGAGTCGTCGACGCCTACCACGAGACGATGGACGCACCCGAGCGCCCCGGCGGGAGTCGGACGGGCAGGGAACTGCTTGCGACAGTCCCGGAGTTCGGCGGGGAGATACTCTCAGCCGGCGGCTCCGACTGGGTGGTCACGACCCCGTACGCGGGCGACGAGGCGTACTTCCTCCACCACCTGCTCTCCTTCTTCGATGACGCCGTCGGAGGGACGGGTGAGATCGACCGCTTCGACGCGTGGGTCGACGAGCGACACGCGGCCGTCGAGCGCGGCGAACTCTCGCTCGTCGCGCACCACCTCGACGTGTACGGTCGGTGCTGA
- a CDS encoding DR2241 family protein, whose product MHAGQLDALVDAADGGDGVDFDGLRAGRDGDAFQFRTPHTERADLSEAEFREVAESNPWYVSNWFYWTREVGPEAGAADDEDRHTAIRDGSNARRAFLRWAERADDHGVPERYEALADGVTREWGQLCVTATVGDHGERRYHLRHVADADADADLSSLDVYAAPHEARSIVTYDEKGRYRPLKTAPTLRDGWAFPDLDGRSLVETVDVVYPATIPNWYREREGCLDVTHWDETAERQTGIYDIVDELDEEAVEWIAESCCVDSQCLKRRMWDADEETELDTDRGDGVFPCREPCSLVVAAARKWTTLEREESRTYEFELTPSEKEQVEEIIDAVAEGRTDEIREADVYEGANRYRARFLRAKQFDDEGNLSGTPTGDE is encoded by the coding sequence ATGCACGCCGGACAGCTCGACGCGCTCGTCGACGCCGCGGACGGCGGTGACGGCGTCGACTTCGACGGCCTGCGCGCGGGCCGTGACGGCGACGCGTTTCAGTTCCGCACCCCGCACACGGAGCGCGCCGACCTCTCCGAAGCCGAGTTCCGCGAGGTGGCCGAGTCGAACCCGTGGTACGTCTCGAACTGGTTCTACTGGACGCGCGAAGTCGGTCCCGAGGCCGGCGCGGCGGATGACGAGGATAGACACACCGCGATCCGCGACGGCAGCAACGCACGCCGGGCGTTCCTCCGGTGGGCCGAACGCGCCGACGACCACGGCGTCCCGGAGCGCTACGAGGCGCTCGCCGACGGCGTCACCCGTGAGTGGGGCCAACTCTGCGTGACGGCGACCGTCGGCGACCACGGCGAGCGTCGCTACCACCTCCGCCACGTCGCCGACGCCGACGCCGACGCCGACCTCTCGTCGCTCGACGTGTACGCCGCCCCGCACGAGGCCCGCAGCATCGTCACGTACGACGAGAAGGGTCGCTACCGGCCGCTGAAAACCGCCCCGACGCTCCGAGACGGCTGGGCGTTTCCCGACCTCGACGGCCGATCGCTCGTCGAGACGGTCGACGTCGTCTACCCGGCGACGATTCCGAACTGGTACCGCGAGCGGGAGGGCTGCCTCGACGTGACGCACTGGGACGAGACGGCCGAGCGCCAGACCGGAATCTACGACATCGTCGACGAACTCGACGAGGAAGCCGTCGAGTGGATAGCGGAGTCCTGTTGCGTCGACTCGCAGTGTCTCAAGCGCCGGATGTGGGACGCCGATGAGGAGACGGAACTCGACACCGACCGCGGCGACGGCGTCTTCCCCTGTAGGGAGCCGTGTTCGCTCGTCGTCGCCGCCGCGCGCAAGTGGACGACGCTCGAACGCGAGGAGTCGAGGACCTACGAGTTCGAACTCACGCCGAGCGAGAAAGAGCAGGTCGAAGAGATAATCGACGCGGTCGCCGAGGGTCGGACCGACGAGATTCGCGAGGCCGACGTGTACGAGGGCGCGAACCGCTACCGAGCGCGCTTCCTCCGTGCCAAACAGTTCGACGACGAGGGCAACTTGTCGGGGACGCCGACCGGCGACGAGTAG
- a CDS encoding adenylosuccinate synthase, with amino-acid sequence MTVTIVGSQLGDEGKGALVDLWGGDADVVVRYQGGDNAGHTVVEAGTEYKLSLVPSGAVRGKIGVLGNGCVVNPETLFDELDTLRERGLDPDVRVAKRAHVILPYHRRLDGIEEEAKAESGVKVGTTGRGIGPTYEDKAGRRGIRVGDLLDPEILRNRLEYVVPQKRALVEDVYGLEAGEELDVDALHEQYSEYGRRLAEEGMLVDAGDFLYHRRAEGDNVMFEGAQGTLIDIDHGNYPYVTSSNPTAGGAATGSGVGPTVVGRGEVVGIVKAYLSRVGEGPLPTELDGDEREEELADFIREKGGEFGTVTGRPRRIGWLDVPMLRHASRTSGFTGIAVNHVDVLAGLDELKVGHAYELDGEEIRTIPSTTEEWARCEPVLKEFEPWPEVDWTEVSEEGNEAIPEAARDYLDYLSEQVDAPVYAVGVGPDREQSVELANPFESR; translated from the coding sequence ATGACTGTCACAATCGTCGGCTCGCAGTTGGGCGACGAAGGCAAGGGCGCACTCGTCGACCTCTGGGGCGGCGACGCCGACGTGGTCGTCCGGTATCAGGGCGGCGACAACGCCGGGCACACCGTCGTCGAGGCGGGCACCGAGTACAAACTCTCGCTGGTCCCCAGCGGCGCGGTGCGGGGTAAAATCGGCGTACTCGGAAACGGCTGCGTCGTCAACCCCGAGACGCTGTTCGACGAACTCGACACGCTGCGCGAGCGTGGTCTCGACCCCGACGTGCGCGTCGCCAAGCGGGCACACGTCATCCTCCCGTACCACCGCCGACTCGACGGCATCGAGGAGGAGGCGAAAGCCGAGTCGGGCGTGAAAGTCGGCACCACCGGCCGCGGCATCGGCCCGACGTACGAGGACAAGGCGGGTCGCCGCGGTATCCGCGTTGGCGACCTGCTCGACCCGGAGATACTCCGCAACCGACTGGAGTACGTCGTCCCACAGAAGCGTGCGCTCGTCGAGGACGTCTACGGCTTGGAGGCCGGCGAGGAACTCGACGTCGACGCCCTCCACGAGCAGTACAGCGAGTACGGCCGTCGCCTCGCCGAGGAGGGGATGCTCGTTGACGCCGGCGACTTCCTCTACCACCGGCGCGCCGAAGGGGACAACGTGATGTTCGAGGGCGCGCAGGGCACGCTCATCGACATCGACCACGGCAACTACCCGTACGTCACCTCCTCGAACCCGACTGCGGGCGGCGCCGCCACCGGGTCGGGCGTCGGACCGACCGTCGTCGGCCGCGGCGAAGTCGTCGGCATCGTCAAAGCGTACCTCTCACGTGTTGGCGAGGGGCCGCTCCCGACCGAACTCGACGGCGACGAGCGCGAGGAGGAACTCGCGGACTTCATCCGCGAGAAGGGCGGCGAGTTCGGCACCGTCACGGGTCGCCCGCGCCGCATCGGATGGCTCGACGTGCCGATGCTCCGACACGCGTCGCGCACGAGCGGCTTCACCGGCATCGCCGTCAACCACGTCGACGTGCTCGCCGGACTGGACGAACTGAAGGTCGGCCACGCGTACGAACTCGACGGCGAGGAGATTCGGACGATTCCGTCGACCACCGAGGAGTGGGCCCGCTGCGAACCCGTGCTGAAGGAGTTCGAACCGTGGCCCGAGGTCGACTGGACCGAAGTGTCCGAGGAGGGCAACGAGGCCATCCCCGAGGCCGCCCGCGACTACCTCGACTACCTGAGCGAGCAGGTCGACGCGCCCGTCTACGCCGTCGGCGTCGGCCCGGACCGCGAGCAGTCGGTCGAACTCGCGAACCCGTTCGAGTCACGGTAA
- a CDS encoding DUF7527 domain-containing protein, which produces MNSDVIETVTGWEERPFGDGYAGLSELADAGFTGAVSADMAWAFMVNGRVVGVFEGAIESFENADGTAYAAPDPSLPLLFTMQERGGETRANYYTNETSISEADATLKAGNFTGYIELSEHVLSGDYYVVYHGGKSMSVAFVGNSRTLLTGEEAFKRADDEVGIFEVKAVDVDVVEIPEPEPEPELETDDEDAEQEDVTFSAVGADLDAPEAESVEATDATDATEAETEPAVDETPGGSEATDSLSESTAETGPNDIPANETAPDETNTAARVEAERPSDAPTDTAPGGAPAERPDAAETGDSAAADRAATDDAAEVGGSDPSDEPTTDPLETTGAPASTSANAKPSKAASGAEDPDVFSEEAEWRNAKSIPALDPEETEVAVPSSDDAKRRRRQMQRRRQVARAEQSQDDGAQSRRRQVAREQQTAAQQQSTPENADLEQRLERAVAAKKTAETERQQAVERLSEVETERDEQRERADRLAETVERLEAEVESLEERLAAAETGSDGAASAPERTMGRKEALDGTNLFVRYGTKSGGTLEKAHAGEVDRPEVIENLRLEHHTRFETDDLHVEGESYEEFLEGTVEYGFVKWVVDNLLYEIRDTGNVSAMQDLFDAIPKVDRAELGGDVSVQFIENGEEHREQRTFDVVLRDRMGNPLLVADLNDSRAAASEAMMSSLVQNAGQVAESSESLGAAFLVTTSYFEPEALETAADATGGGLLSRGKRKSLVRLSRKRGFHLCLVETRNGDFHLNVPEL; this is translated from the coding sequence ATGAACAGCGACGTAATCGAGACAGTTACCGGGTGGGAGGAGCGACCGTTCGGCGACGGCTACGCCGGTCTCTCCGAACTCGCGGATGCGGGGTTCACCGGGGCGGTCAGCGCCGACATGGCGTGGGCGTTCATGGTCAACGGCCGCGTCGTCGGCGTTTTCGAAGGAGCGATAGAGTCCTTCGAGAACGCCGACGGCACCGCCTACGCCGCGCCGGATCCCTCGCTGCCGCTCCTCTTTACGATGCAGGAGCGAGGCGGCGAGACCCGCGCGAACTACTACACGAACGAGACGTCGATTTCGGAGGCCGACGCCACGCTGAAAGCGGGCAACTTCACGGGTTACATCGAACTCTCCGAGCACGTGCTGTCGGGCGACTACTACGTCGTCTACCACGGCGGCAAGTCGATGAGCGTCGCGTTCGTAGGCAACAGTCGGACGCTGTTGACGGGCGAGGAGGCGTTCAAGCGCGCCGACGACGAGGTCGGCATCTTCGAGGTGAAAGCCGTCGATGTCGACGTAGTCGAGATTCCGGAACCGGAACCGGAACCCGAGCTTGAAACGGACGACGAGGACGCGGAGCAGGAGGACGTGACGTTCAGCGCCGTCGGAGCCGACTTGGACGCGCCGGAAGCCGAGTCGGTTGAGGCGACCGACGCGACTGACGCGACCGAGGCGGAGACGGAACCGGCGGTCGACGAGACGCCGGGAGGTTCGGAGGCGACGGACTCGCTCTCGGAATCGACTGCCGAGACGGGACCGAACGACATACCAGCGAACGAGACGGCGCCCGACGAGACCAATACCGCTGCACGCGTTGAGGCGGAGCGCCCGAGCGACGCTCCGACGGATACTGCGCCCGGAGGCGCACCTGCCGAGCGTCCCGACGCCGCGGAAACCGGCGACAGCGCGGCGGCCGATCGCGCGGCGACCGACGACGCCGCCGAAGTTGGCGGGAGCGACCCGAGCGACGAACCGACGACCGACCCGCTCGAAACGACGGGCGCACCGGCTTCGACGTCCGCGAACGCCAAGCCCTCGAAGGCGGCGAGCGGAGCGGAAGACCCGGACGTGTTCTCCGAAGAGGCCGAGTGGCGCAACGCGAAGTCGATACCGGCGCTCGACCCCGAGGAGACGGAGGTGGCCGTCCCGTCGAGCGACGACGCCAAGCGGCGGCGGCGACAGATGCAGCGCCGTAGGCAGGTGGCGCGGGCCGAACAGTCACAAGACGACGGCGCTCAGTCGCGACGCCGACAGGTGGCTCGGGAACAGCAGACCGCCGCCCAGCAGCAGTCGACCCCCGAGAACGCAGACCTCGAACAGCGACTCGAACGCGCCGTCGCCGCGAAGAAGACCGCCGAGACCGAGCGCCAGCAGGCGGTCGAGCGACTCTCTGAGGTCGAAACCGAGCGCGACGAGCAGCGCGAACGCGCCGACCGCCTTGCGGAGACGGTCGAGCGGTTGGAGGCCGAAGTCGAGTCGCTCGAAGAACGACTCGCCGCCGCCGAAACCGGAAGCGACGGCGCAGCGTCGGCGCCGGAGCGGACGATGGGGCGCAAGGAGGCGCTCGACGGGACGAACCTGTTCGTCCGTTACGGCACCAAGAGCGGCGGCACGCTGGAGAAGGCTCACGCGGGCGAGGTCGACCGCCCCGAGGTCATCGAAAACCTCCGGCTCGAACACCACACCCGATTCGAGACCGACGACCTCCACGTCGAGGGGGAGTCCTACGAGGAGTTCCTCGAAGGCACTGTCGAGTACGGCTTCGTGAAGTGGGTCGTCGACAACCTGCTGTACGAGATTCGCGACACGGGCAACGTGAGCGCGATGCAGGACCTGTTCGATGCGATTCCGAAGGTCGACCGCGCCGAACTCGGCGGCGACGTCTCTGTGCAGTTCATCGAGAACGGCGAGGAACACCGCGAGCAGCGGACATTCGACGTGGTGCTCCGCGACCGGATGGGCAACCCGCTTCTGGTCGCCGACCTCAACGACTCGCGGGCGGCGGCGTCGGAGGCGATGATGTCGTCGCTCGTCCAAAACGCCGGGCAGGTCGCGGAGTCGAGCGAATCGCTGGGGGCGGCGTTCCTCGTGACGACGAGTTACTTCGAGCCGGAAGCGTTGGAGACGGCCGCCGACGCGACTGGCGGCGGGTTACTCAGCCGCGGCAAGCGAAAGAGCCTGGTGCGACTCTCCAGAAAGCGGGGGTTCCACCTCTGTCTCGTCGAAACCCGTAATGGCGACTTCCACCTGAACGTTCCCGAACTCTGA
- a CDS encoding CbiX/SirB N-terminal domain-containing protein, with the protein MQALVIVAHGSHLNPDSSAPTYDHADTIRDVDAFDEVKTGFWKEEPSLREVLRTVESDEVFVVPMFISEGYFTEQVIPRELRLDGWDVSEWDSDGLSASHATLTASDTNQRVHYCGPVGTHESMTDVLVRRAESVTGDPTVGTGFGLAVVGHGTERNENSAKAIEYHADRIREMDRFDEVQALYMDEEPEVDDVADYFESEDVVVVPLFIADGFHTQEDIPEDMGLTDDYRTGYDVPAEVDGHRIWYAGAVGTESLMADVVLERAAEAGADVGDAVEVVRKRTRGSPAAGD; encoded by the coding sequence ATGCAAGCGCTGGTCATCGTGGCCCACGGGTCTCACTTGAACCCTGATTCGAGCGCTCCGACGTACGACCACGCGGACACCATCCGCGACGTCGACGCGTTCGACGAGGTGAAGACCGGTTTCTGGAAGGAAGAACCGTCGCTCAGGGAGGTCCTTCGAACGGTGGAGTCCGACGAGGTGTTCGTCGTCCCGATGTTCATCAGCGAGGGCTACTTCACCGAGCAGGTCATCCCCCGCGAACTCCGCCTCGATGGCTGGGACGTCTCCGAGTGGGACTCCGACGGTCTGAGCGCCAGCCACGCCACGCTCACAGCGAGCGATACGAACCAGCGCGTCCACTACTGCGGTCCCGTCGGCACCCACGAGTCGATGACCGACGTGCTCGTCCGCCGCGCGGAGTCGGTGACCGGTGACCCAACTGTAGGAACGGGATTCGGTCTCGCCGTCGTCGGGCACGGCACCGAACGCAACGAGAACAGCGCGAAAGCCATCGAGTACCACGCCGACCGCATCCGCGAGATGGACCGCTTCGACGAGGTGCAGGCGCTGTACATGGACGAGGAACCCGAAGTCGACGACGTGGCCGACTACTTCGAGAGCGAGGACGTGGTCGTGGTCCCGCTGTTCATCGCCGACGGCTTCCACACGCAGGAGGACATCCCCGAGGACATGGGACTCACCGACGACTACCGGACGGGCTACGACGTCCCCGCCGAGGTCGATGGCCACCGCATCTGGTACGCCGGGGCGGTCGGCACCGAGTCGCTGATGGCCGACGTGGTGCTCGAACGCGCCGCCGAGGCGGGCGCAGACGTCGGCGACGCCGTCGAAGTCGTCCGGAAGCGAACGCGGGGGTCGCCCGCGGCGGGTGACTGA